GGCTTTCACGTCAATTTTTTATAGGTTCCTTTATAATATGTCTCAGCATTTATTAGCAAGCGTGTCTGATGAATCAGACCACCCTATTTCTCATTAGAGAAATGGGAAATTTGCCAAACTACAGTATATTAAATCACGAATAAAAACACGAATAAAAGCAGACATCACGAACAAGACACGAATATAAATTTTTGAGTTTCTATATTTTCAGTAGTAATTCGTGATAACATTCGTGATGAGTTATTCGTGCTTTTAGGAGGCGAAAATGTTTACTGGAGATTATGTGTTCACTTCGGAATCGGTGACGGAAGGTCATCCGGATAAGGTTTGTGACCAGATTTCAGATGCAGTATTAGACGAGGTCTATCGGTTAGACCCGCCGTTAAAAAATAATTTCAGCTGTCGGGTTGCCTGTGAAACATATATTACCGTCGGGCTTTTAATTATCGGAGGTGAAATAACAACCTCTGCATATGTGGATATTCAGCAACTAGCAAGAAATGTTATTAAAACGATTGGATATACCCATGTAAAATACGGGTTCAACTATGAAACCTGTGGGATATTAAATGCGATAGGTCGTCAATCACCCGATATAGCCAGAGGTGTTGGAAAAAAAGGCAAGGAAATAGGCGCAGGCGACCAGGGACTTATGATTGGTTATGCTTGTAACGAAACAGCAGAACTTATGCCACTGCCAGTAATGCTTGCACATAAACTTACAATGCGACTTGCCGAAGTAAGAAAGAAAAAAATATTGAAGTATATAGGACCTGATGGTAAATCACAAATAACGGTACGATATATTAACAGCAAACCTGTTGCAGTTGATAAAATAGTCGTTTCCACACAGCATACTGAGGAGTCCGTTGATAAAAAAACAAATAATCTTGCGAACTGGGCAAGAGATGAAATAATAGACGCAGTAATACTGCCGACAATCCCGAAAAATCTGATTAAAAAGCTCAATTTCAAGACGGACTGTTTTATCAATCCGACAGGCAGGTTTGTTGTCGGAGGTCCGCAATCAGATACTGGAATGACCGGCAGAAAAATTATTGTGGATACTTACGGTGGAATGGCGCCACACGGTGGTGGTGCGTTTTCAGGCAAAGACCCAACCAAAGTTGACCGTTCTGCATGTTACATGGCAAGATATATCGCTAAAAACATAGTAGCTGCGGGGCTTGCTGAAAAATGTTTAATCCAACTCGCATATGCAATCGGTGTACCGGAACCGGTTTCAATTATGGTGGATTCGCTTAGCACAGGTGTTGCAGATGCTAAACTTGAAAAAGCAGTCCGAAAGATTTTTCCGCTTACACCACGCGGGATAATAGAAGCACTTGAACTTTATAAACCTGTTTATCAGAAGACTGCTGCTTACGGTCATTTTGGTAGAAACGAATTCCGATGGGAAAAAACGGATAAAGTTGCAGAACTAAAATCAGCAGTAAAATAAAACCAACCCGCAGAGCCGCAGAAAAAAAAGATTCTGACAGGATTTACAGGATAAGAAACAGAAGTTAATCCTGTTAATCCCGTCAAAAAAAATGTAAGCAAATGCTTACATTTGAATTTTAGTCGTCGGTGATTTTTGATTT
The Elusimicrobiota bacterium genome window above contains:
- the metK gene encoding methionine adenosyltransferase; the encoded protein is MFTGDYVFTSESVTEGHPDKVCDQISDAVLDEVYRLDPPLKNNFSCRVACETYITVGLLIIGGEITTSAYVDIQQLARNVIKTIGYTHVKYGFNYETCGILNAIGRQSPDIARGVGKKGKEIGAGDQGLMIGYACNETAELMPLPVMLAHKLTMRLAEVRKKKILKYIGPDGKSQITVRYINSKPVAVDKIVVSTQHTEESVDKKTNNLANWARDEIIDAVILPTIPKNLIKKLNFKTDCFINPTGRFVVGGPQSDTGMTGRKIIVDTYGGMAPHGGGAFSGKDPTKVDRSACYMARYIAKNIVAAGLAEKCLIQLAYAIGVPEPVSIMVDSLSTGVADAKLEKAVRKIFPLTPRGIIEALELYKPVYQKTAAYGHFGRNEFRWEKTDKVAELKSAVK